A single genomic interval of Danio aesculapii chromosome 5, fDanAes4.1, whole genome shotgun sequence harbors:
- the LOC130228458 gene encoding non-histone chromosomal protein HMG-14A-like isoform X2 has product MPKRKGTDGEVKEEPQRRSARLSAKPTPPKPEPKPKKTPKKDKEVNDKKEDKKAKAKADESKEENQSENGETKTNEVEKTADEAAEGEKDDPKTE; this is encoded by the exons ATGCCCAAGAGAAAG GGAACTGATGGAGAAGTCAAGGAGGAG CCTCAGAGAAGGTCTGCAAGGTTATCAGCG AAACCAACACCTCCAAAACCTGAACCGAAACCGAAAAAGACTCCCAAG AAAGACAAGGAGGTGAACGATAAAAAGGAAGATAAGAAAGCAAAGGCAAAGGCTGACGAATCGAAGGAGGAGAACCAGTCAGAAAATGGGGAGACTAAGACCAACGAG GTTGAGAAAACTGCAGACGAGGCAGCAGAGGGCGAGAAGGACGACCCGAAGACAGAGTAG
- the LOC130228458 gene encoding non-histone chromosomal protein HMG-14A-like isoform X1, with protein sequence MPKRKGTDGEVKEEPQRRSARLSAHTGSNRTVLGTIKPTPPKPEPKPKKTPKKDKEVNDKKEDKKAKAKADESKEENQSENGETKTNEVEKTADEAAEGEKDDPKTE encoded by the exons ATGCCCAAGAGAAAG GGAACTGATGGAGAAGTCAAGGAGGAG CCTCAGAGAAGGTCTGCAAGGTTATCAGCG CATACGGGATCGAACAGAACCGTTCTCGGCACTATA AAACCAACACCTCCAAAACCTGAACCGAAACCGAAAAAGACTCCCAAG AAAGACAAGGAGGTGAACGATAAAAAGGAAGATAAGAAAGCAAAGGCAAAGGCTGACGAATCGAAGGAGGAGAACCAGTCAGAAAATGGGGAGACTAAGACCAACGAG GTTGAGAAAACTGCAGACGAGGCAGCAGAGGGCGAGAAGGACGACCCGAAGACAGAGTAG